Proteins from one Listeria innocua genomic window:
- a CDS encoding nucleoid-associated protein → MPDFSYAKITKLVVHFAGNKAREEGTEVSANVLQDIGSEMNQTLASIFLEPFTKDDYYQFSHETDLDFNEVRTFAANMFGAEEEFLDESKKILEHLYSETTHPNIKSGDVWIFFIEGCVVDGDFTNGIGIFKVENKEVFLKNDFNGSEFQIGYDKGITGTDLDKGCLIFNVDHDSGNKVLILDRLNRGDSVYWKDKFLSIDKITDEKFYTEGFVEVCTDYIKQREESLLDKSNFVKATSEYLAGEETLNIAEFARTTIEKPEEITEFNTMVDTFERENNVRFPETFQLDEEKREKLSKKIRKTIKLGKNISVVVKDLEQLEETDFVQGYDEEKGKNYMIVYYD, encoded by the coding sequence ATGCCAGATTTTTCTTACGCAAAAATTACGAAACTCGTGGTCCATTTTGCTGGAAATAAAGCGAGAGAAGAAGGAACAGAAGTATCAGCGAATGTGCTTCAAGATATTGGCTCAGAAATGAACCAAACCTTGGCTTCTATTTTCTTAGAGCCATTTACGAAAGACGATTATTATCAATTTTCTCATGAAACAGATTTGGATTTTAATGAGGTCCGGACTTTTGCGGCAAATATGTTTGGGGCGGAAGAAGAGTTTTTAGATGAATCTAAGAAAATTTTAGAGCATTTATATAGTGAAACAACCCACCCGAATATTAAAAGTGGTGATGTATGGATTTTCTTTATTGAAGGTTGCGTAGTTGATGGAGATTTTACGAATGGTATTGGAATCTTCAAAGTTGAAAATAAAGAAGTTTTTCTGAAAAATGATTTTAATGGTAGCGAGTTCCAGATTGGTTATGATAAAGGTATTACAGGGACGGACCTCGATAAAGGTTGTTTGATTTTTAATGTCGACCATGATTCAGGGAATAAAGTTTTGATATTAGATCGGCTTAACCGCGGGGATTCTGTTTATTGGAAAGATAAGTTTTTAAGTATTGATAAAATAACAGATGAAAAATTTTATACAGAAGGATTTGTGGAAGTTTGCACGGACTATATTAAACAACGGGAAGAGTCGCTGCTTGATAAATCGAATTTTGTGAAAGCGACGAGCGAATATTTGGCAGGGGAAGAAACGTTAAATATCGCTGAATTTGCTCGTACGACAATTGAAAAACCGGAAGAAATTACCGAATTCAATACAATGGTAGATACTTTCGAACGAGAAAACAATGTCCGTTTTCCGGAAACATTCCAATTAGATGAAGAAAAACGTGAAAAACTATCGAAAAAAATTCGCAAAACAATTAAACTTGGAAAAAATATTTCAGTTGTCGTGAAAGACTTAGAACAATTGGAAGAAACTGATTTTGTCCAAGGCTATGACGAGGAAAAAGGAAAAAACTACATGATTGTTTATTACGATTAA
- a CDS encoding NCS2 family permease, with protein sequence MDKLFKLRENKTTVRTEILAGLTTFLSMAYVLFVNPSMLATTGMELKAVFVATILASVVGSLAMGLIANYPIGLAPGMGLNAFFAYTVCAQWGIPWQTALAGVLVSGLVFICLTLSGLREKIVNAIPTELKFAVGAGIGFFIAFLGLKNAGIIVPNDSTIVALGDLHSGPVLLAVFGIIITVAYMTIGWKGAIFFGMATTAIAGMLFGLIDVPTQVVSSVPSMESTFGQAIIHLPDIFTPQMLIVILTFFFIDFFDTAGTLVAVATQAGFVKDNKIPRAGRSLFSDSLATVFGAIFGTSTTTSYVESTAGVAVGGRTGLTAVVIAICFSLSLFFSPLLGVITSAVTTPALVIVGILMIGNVAHIDWTKFEVAVPSFFVILMMVLTFSIATGIAIGFIFYPITMVLKGRYKEVHPIMYVMMVLFILYFMFVV encoded by the coding sequence ATGGATAAACTTTTCAAACTACGCGAGAACAAGACGACTGTTCGAACAGAAATACTCGCGGGGCTAACGACTTTTCTGTCTATGGCTTATGTACTCTTCGTCAACCCATCTATGCTTGCAACTACTGGAATGGAATTAAAAGCTGTTTTTGTAGCAACTATTCTTGCGTCAGTCGTTGGTTCCCTTGCAATGGGACTTATCGCTAATTACCCAATCGGGCTCGCTCCTGGTATGGGATTAAATGCGTTTTTTGCTTATACGGTTTGTGCGCAGTGGGGTATCCCGTGGCAAACTGCACTAGCTGGCGTACTTGTTTCTGGTCTAGTATTTATTTGTTTAACACTTTCAGGACTACGCGAAAAAATTGTTAATGCAATTCCAACTGAACTAAAATTTGCCGTTGGAGCTGGAATTGGCTTTTTCATCGCCTTTTTAGGACTAAAAAATGCTGGAATTATCGTACCAAATGATTCGACGATTGTAGCGCTTGGTGACTTACATTCTGGTCCGGTGTTACTTGCTGTTTTTGGGATTATTATAACTGTAGCTTATATGACAATTGGTTGGAAAGGTGCGATTTTCTTTGGGATGGCAACTACTGCCATTGCTGGAATGTTATTTGGATTAATTGACGTGCCAACTCAAGTTGTTTCTTCTGTACCAAGTATGGAGTCAACGTTTGGTCAAGCAATTATTCACTTACCAGATATTTTCACACCACAAATGCTCATTGTTATTTTGACATTTTTCTTTATTGATTTCTTTGATACTGCGGGGACACTTGTTGCGGTTGCGACTCAAGCTGGGTTTGTAAAAGATAATAAAATCCCGCGCGCAGGTCGTTCGCTGTTTTCCGATTCGCTGGCAACAGTTTTTGGAGCGATTTTCGGAACATCAACAACTACTTCTTATGTAGAATCAACTGCCGGTGTTGCGGTTGGTGGTCGAACAGGTTTAACAGCTGTCGTTATTGCTATCTGTTTCTCACTGTCACTATTCTTCTCGCCGCTTCTTGGTGTCATTACAAGTGCGGTTACGACTCCAGCGCTTGTGATCGTAGGGATTTTAATGATTGGCAATGTCGCTCATATTGATTGGACTAAATTTGAAGTAGCTGTTCCATCGTTTTTCGTTATCTTAATGATGGTACTTACTTTCTCTATTGCAACTGGTATCGCGATTGGTTTCATTTTCTACCCAATTACAATGGTACTTAAAGGTCGTTATAAAGAAGTGCATCCAATTATGTATGTGATGATGGTTCTATTTATACTGTACTTTATGTTTGTCGTTTAG